The Croceicoccus marinus genome contains a region encoding:
- a CDS encoding heparinase II/III domain-containing protein, giving the protein MSGDPAPPPPLRDGELALAELSPPSLGPIDRVMRFLYARGISARNLVRPFHKPSKMRLLATVAEPLPGERPGGMALRAGHFLIAGKRLSVENLDFSSGKLAPPIARAIHGFAWLPDLEAAGTRDKVAPVAEDILRRWMLANPVVGEGPAWQAGVAGERLLIWLVHAPLILSGTDRAFRAALLRHMSDTALWLDRQVRRRHAPQDAIPAWVAVTAAGLLMPDGKPRRLYGEAGLVATLGDAVGEDGGMLSRSPDDQIAAIAALLRLVACYRACRREPPRQVETMLRLMTPPLLALAHADGSLGSWQGCAPVSARRLTMLCEAADPHARPLREAGHWGYQRLAAKQAVLQFDAAPPPSGREAHGGCASTLAIEFSHGTERIFVNCGGASMAGGAVPRRIEEGLRSTAAHSTLTLGEADSTAVEADGRLGGGVKTVTFDRERAQGAQIMIASHDGYVARHGLYHERRLALADDGSILEGQDALMPRGKRARRGSHAFAIRFHLGANVAADHVVKTEDGGSGAMLALPDGSFWQFRVDEPGLAIEESLWVDSGGQPRQTLQLVVTGDVGREGDMVHWTLRKTG; this is encoded by the coding sequence ATGAGCGGCGATCCCGCTCCGCCCCCTCCGCTGCGCGATGGCGAGCTGGCGCTGGCCGAACTGTCGCCGCCCAGCCTGGGTCCGATCGACCGGGTGATGCGCTTTCTGTATGCGCGCGGCATTTCGGCGCGCAACCTGGTGCGCCCGTTCCACAAGCCGTCGAAGATGCGCTTGCTGGCGACCGTGGCCGAACCGCTGCCGGGCGAGCGTCCGGGCGGCATGGCGCTGCGCGCGGGGCATTTCCTGATCGCGGGCAAGAGGCTGAGCGTCGAGAACCTGGATTTCAGCTCGGGCAAGCTGGCGCCGCCGATCGCGCGGGCGATCCACGGCTTTGCCTGGCTGCCCGACCTGGAAGCCGCCGGCACGCGCGACAAGGTCGCCCCGGTGGCCGAGGATATCTTGCGCCGCTGGATGCTGGCGAACCCGGTGGTGGGCGAGGGGCCCGCATGGCAGGCCGGCGTCGCGGGTGAGCGGCTGCTGATCTGGCTGGTGCATGCGCCGCTGATCCTGTCGGGCACCGACCGTGCGTTTCGCGCCGCGCTGCTGCGCCACATGTCGGATACCGCGTTGTGGCTCGACCGCCAGGTGCGCCGCCGCCATGCGCCGCAGGACGCGATCCCCGCATGGGTTGCGGTCACCGCGGCGGGCCTGCTGATGCCCGACGGCAAGCCGCGCCGCCTGTATGGAGAGGCCGGGCTGGTCGCGACCCTGGGCGATGCGGTGGGCGAGGATGGCGGCATGCTGTCGCGCAGCCCCGACGACCAGATCGCCGCGATCGCCGCGCTGCTGCGGCTGGTCGCCTGCTATCGCGCGTGCCGCCGCGAACCGCCCAGGCAGGTCGAGACGATGCTGCGGCTGATGACGCCGCCGCTGCTGGCGCTGGCGCATGCCGACGGGTCGCTGGGCAGCTGGCAGGGCTGCGCGCCGGTCAGCGCGCGCCGCCTGACGATGCTGTGCGAGGCGGCCGATCCGCATGCCCGCCCGCTGCGCGAGGCGGGGCACTGGGGCTATCAGCGGCTGGCCGCGAAACAGGCCGTGCTGCAGTTCGATGCCGCGCCGCCCCCTTCGGGGCGCGAGGCACATGGCGGCTGCGCATCGACGCTGGCCATCGAATTCAGCCACGGGACAGAGCGCATCTTCGTCAATTGCGGCGGTGCGTCGATGGCGGGCGGCGCGGTGCCGCGCCGGATCGAGGAAGGGCTGCGATCCACCGCCGCGCATAGCACGCTGACACTTGGTGAAGCCGATTCGACCGCGGTCGAGGCCGACGGGCGGCTGGGCGGCGGGGTCAAGACCGTCACCTTCGACCGCGAGCGGGCGCAGGGCGCGCAGATCATGATCGCCAGCCATGACGGCTATGTCGCCCGCCACGGGCTCTATCACGAACGGCGGCTGGCGCTGGCCGATGACGGATCGATCCTGGAAGGACAGGACGCGCTGATGCCCCGCGGCAAGCGGGCGCGGCGCGGCAGCCATGCCTTTGCGATCCGATTCCACCTGGGCGCCAATGTCGCCGCCGACCATGTCGTCAAGACAGAAGACGGCGGCAGCGGCGCGATGCTGGCGCTGCCCGATGGTTCGTTCTGGCAGTTCCGCGTGGACGAGCCGGGTCTGGCGATCGAGGAAAGCCTGTGGGTCGACAGCGGCGGCCAGCCGCGCCAGACCCTGCAGCTGGTCGTCACCGGCGATGTCGGGCGCGAGGGCGACATGGTGCACTGGACCTTGCGCAAGACGGGCTGA
- the rpe gene encoding ribulose-phosphate 3-epimerase: MPEPLISPSILSADFARLGEEVRAIDEAGADWIHVDVMDGHFVPNITIGPAVVKALRPHSAKVFDVHLMISPVDQYLQDFAEAGADIITVHPEAGPHIHRTVQAIKGLGKKAGISLNPGTPAKMLDYLIDEIDLVLVMSVNPGFGGQSFIHSQLKKIEAVRRMIDKSGRDIRLEVDGGVNAETARLCVDAGADVLVAGSATFKGGPPQYAANIAALKGKD, encoded by the coding sequence ATGCCCGAACCGCTCATCTCTCCGTCGATCCTGTCCGCCGATTTCGCCCGGTTGGGAGAGGAAGTGCGCGCCATCGACGAAGCAGGCGCGGACTGGATCCATGTCGACGTGATGGACGGGCATTTCGTGCCCAACATCACCATCGGCCCGGCGGTGGTAAAGGCGCTGCGCCCCCATTCGGCCAAGGTCTTCGACGTGCACCTGATGATCAGCCCGGTGGACCAGTACCTGCAGGATTTCGCCGAAGCGGGCGCCGACATCATCACCGTCCACCCCGAGGCGGGGCCGCACATCCACCGCACCGTGCAGGCGATCAAGGGGCTGGGGAAAAAGGCGGGCATCTCGCTCAATCCCGGCACGCCGGCCAAAATGCTGGATTATCTGATCGACGAGATCGACCTTGTACTGGTAATGAGCGTCAATCCCGGCTTCGGCGGGCAAAGCTTCATCCATTCGCAATTGAAGAAGATCGAGGCGGTTCGCCGCATGATCGACAAGTCGGGCCGCGACATCCGGCTGGAAGTCGATGGCGGCGTGAACGCCGAAACGGCGCGACTGTGCGTCGATGCGGGCGCCGACGTGCTGGTCGCTGGCAGCGCTACCTTCAAGGGCGGTCCGCCGCAATATGCCGCCAATATCGCCGCCCTTAAGGGCAAGGATTGA
- a CDS encoding ABC transporter ATP-binding protein, translating into MTLSTIRRAAGLLRSIPPGQIALLSALTLASALSEGVGLLMLVPMLSALSAGELAAGLPGWAASASATLAQWMGLGGLLALFVALVAARAVLNYRLALAQTRSQYAVVDDWRDRIYRALLSAGWRHLSAMRQSDNISLLIQLVDTIGDGIFRLLGLLTSVVTLGIVWLAAFALSPVTALVGALGGMAVLALFSRFRRHARGLGSDVVRGIGALQGEAQETLGALRLIKSHGQEGGAALRLSQNVGALRRAQLAMIRTTAGSRALLLSAGAVAMALVVWVAFARGVSLAVLLPLVALFARSVPLLDTLQSGLQHWSHALPAIERAESLLAQASAAREPDLPAAPAPRPLHEIAVTDATVRHAGRDSPALDDVTLVLPAGSMTALVGPSGAGKSTLADLFGAMFAPDAGTLSVDGMPLDGAALVGWRRTSAYLHQEPVLFHTTIRRNLQWARSDAGEAEMKRALERASAGFVLELPEGLDTVVGDAGRRLSGGERQRIALARALLGDPALLILDEATSALDAENDAAIARAIAGLKGQCTILVIGHRGALTDMADRVVTLRNGRIAGEGAIPSAS; encoded by the coding sequence ATGACGCTCTCGACGATCCGCCGCGCGGCGGGGCTGCTGCGCTCGATCCCGCCGGGGCAGATCGCGCTGCTCTCCGCGCTGACGCTGGCCTCGGCCCTCAGCGAGGGGGTGGGGCTGCTGATGCTCGTGCCGATGCTGTCGGCGCTGTCCGCGGGCGAGCTGGCCGCCGGGCTGCCCGGCTGGGCGGCCTCGGCCTCTGCCACGCTGGCGCAATGGATGGGGCTTGGCGGATTGCTGGCGCTGTTCGTCGCGCTGGTGGCGGCGCGGGCGGTGCTGAACTACCGCCTCGCGCTGGCGCAGACGCGCAGCCAGTATGCCGTGGTCGACGACTGGCGCGACCGGATCTATCGCGCGTTGCTGTCGGCGGGCTGGCGGCATCTGTCGGCGATGCGGCAATCGGACAATATCAGCCTGCTGATCCAGTTGGTCGACACGATCGGCGACGGCATATTCCGCCTGCTGGGCCTGCTGACCAGCGTGGTGACGCTGGGGATCGTGTGGCTGGCCGCCTTCGCGCTGTCGCCGGTCACGGCGCTTGTCGGCGCGCTGGGCGGTATGGCGGTGCTGGCGCTGTTCTCGCGCTTTCGCCGCCATGCGCGCGGCCTTGGCAGCGATGTCGTGCGCGGGATCGGCGCCCTGCAGGGCGAGGCGCAGGAGACGCTGGGCGCGCTGCGCCTGATCAAGTCGCACGGGCAGGAAGGCGGCGCGGCGCTGCGCCTGTCGCAGAACGTGGGGGCGCTGCGCCGCGCGCAGCTGGCGATGATCCGCACCACCGCGGGAAGCCGCGCATTGCTGCTGTCGGCCGGGGCCGTGGCGATGGCGCTGGTCGTGTGGGTCGCGTTTGCGCGCGGCGTGTCGCTGGCGGTGCTGCTGCCGCTGGTCGCGCTGTTCGCCCGATCGGTGCCCCTGCTCGACACGCTGCAGTCGGGGCTGCAGCACTGGTCGCACGCGCTGCCCGCGATCGAACGGGCCGAGAGCCTGCTGGCGCAGGCCAGCGCGGCACGCGAACCCGACCTGCCCGCCGCCCCCGCGCCCCGGCCCCTGCACGAGATCGCGGTCACCGATGCGACAGTGCGCCACGCCGGGCGCGACAGCCCGGCGCTGGATGATGTCACGCTGGTGCTGCCTGCCGGTTCGATGACCGCGCTGGTCGGACCTTCCGGCGCGGGCAAGAGCACGCTGGCCGACCTGTTCGGCGCCATGTTCGCGCCCGATGCGGGCACGCTTTCGGTCGACGGGATGCCATTGGATGGCGCTGCTTTGGTCGGATGGCGGCGCACCAGCGCCTATCTGCACCAGGAACCGGTGCTGTTCCACACGACGATCCGCCGCAATCTGCAATGGGCCAGGTCCGACGCTGGCGAGGCGGAGATGAAGCGCGCGCTGGAGCGGGCTTCGGCCGGCTTCGTGCTGGAGCTGCCCGAGGGGCTGGACACGGTCGTGGGCGACGCGGGCCGCCGTCTTTCGGGCGGCGAACGCCAGCGGATCGCGCTGGCGCGGGCGCTACTGGGCGATCCGGCGCTGCTGATCCTGGACGAGGCGACCAGCGCGCTGGATGCCGAGAACGACGCCGCCATCGCGCGCGCCATTGCCGGGCTGAAGGGACAATGCACCATACTGGTCATCGGTCACCGCGGTGCCCTGACCGACATGGCGGACCGGGTCGTGACCTTGCGGAACGGGCGGATCGCCGGGGAAGGCGCAATTCCTTCCGCCAGCTAA
- a CDS encoding DUF2141 domain-containing protein translates to MIPSLFTFGRYTSPRSRMLRAGGALALALVASALVPAPAMAAPAGCEGDSSGNSWMFLEAQGMRNAKGWLTVKIYNSSDEFLASGGSMDVIRVPARPGNQRICMKLPDNGTYALFVYHDEDKDKKLNFNFLKMSPTEGGGFSNNPSMDRIRRPSWRETAVRVSRPGLATRVTVNYP, encoded by the coding sequence ATGATCCCATCGCTCTTCACCTTCGGCCGTTACACGTCGCCCCGTTCCCGCATGCTTCGCGCCGGCGGGGCGCTTGCGCTTGCGTTGGTGGCATCGGCGCTTGTCCCGGCGCCCGCGATGGCCGCGCCCGCGGGATGCGAAGGCGACAGCAGCGGCAACAGCTGGATGTTCCTGGAAGCGCAGGGCATGCGCAATGCCAAGGGCTGGCTGACGGTCAAGATCTACAACAGCTCGGACGAGTTCCTGGCCAGCGGCGGTTCGATGGACGTGATCCGCGTGCCCGCAAGGCCGGGCAACCAGCGCATCTGCATGAAGCTGCCTGACAACGGCACCTATGCCCTTTTCGTCTATCATGACGAGGACAAGGACAAGAAGCTCAACTTCAACTTCCTGAAGATGAGCCCGACCGAAGGCGGCGGCTTTTCGAACAATCCCAGCATGGACCGCATCCGCCGCCCCAGCTGGAGGGAAACCGCGGTCCGCGTGTCGCGCCCCGGCCTCGCCACGCGGGTGACGGTGAACTACCCCTAA
- a CDS encoding M20 metallopeptidase family protein, whose translation MNLHATPPGDIGSSIAEAAEALGDEIVALRRAIHADPELGLETPRTLAKVKDALADLPLEWREGPQTTGAVAVLKGRGPATDKRRRVVLRGDMDALPLAEETGLPFASRTQGRMHACGHDGHTAMLAGAARLLAERTQDFDGEVWLMFQPGEEGFGGGRMMVEDGLLTDRHGPPDACFALHVMPNARHGQIACIPGPLMAASDTLQVVVRGSGGHASMPHGAADPMPVAAEIVTALQAMVTRQFDAGEPVVVTVTRIEAGHADNVIADACTMRGTLRTLSDETRARLPQAIERLATNIAAAHGLTAEVTVKPGFPVTVNDPRAFALAREVAVREFGADSFETLKRPLMTAEDFSYVLNHAPGAMLFLGVAREGDDWSQCCGLHSPRMHMDETALPRGAALLAALGLAVLQKGLPA comes from the coding sequence ATGAACCTTCATGCGACTCCGCCCGGCGACATCGGCTCCTCGATTGCAGAGGCGGCCGAGGCGCTGGGCGACGAGATCGTGGCGCTGCGCCGCGCGATCCATGCCGATCCCGAACTGGGGCTGGAAACGCCGCGTACCCTGGCGAAAGTGAAGGACGCACTGGCGGACCTGCCGCTGGAATGGCGCGAAGGCCCGCAAACGACCGGCGCGGTCGCCGTGCTGAAAGGCCGCGGTCCCGCCACCGACAAAAGGCGCCGCGTGGTGCTGCGCGGCGACATGGACGCGCTGCCGCTGGCCGAGGAGACGGGCCTGCCCTTTGCCTCGCGGACCCAGGGCCGGATGCATGCCTGCGGCCATGACGGGCACACCGCCATGCTGGCCGGCGCGGCAAGGCTGCTGGCCGAACGCACGCAGGACTTCGATGGAGAGGTCTGGCTGATGTTCCAGCCGGGCGAGGAAGGCTTTGGCGGCGGGCGCATGATGGTCGAGGATGGCCTGCTCACCGATCGGCATGGCCCGCCCGACGCCTGTTTCGCCCTTCACGTCATGCCCAATGCCCGCCACGGCCAGATCGCCTGCATCCCCGGCCCGCTGATGGCGGCGTCGGACACGTTGCAGGTGGTGGTGAGGGGTTCGGGCGGCCATGCCTCAATGCCGCACGGCGCTGCCGATCCCATGCCCGTCGCGGCCGAGATCGTGACCGCGCTGCAAGCCATGGTGACGCGCCAGTTCGATGCGGGCGAGCCGGTCGTCGTCACCGTCACGAGGATCGAGGCCGGGCATGCCGACAATGTCATCGCCGATGCCTGCACCATGCGCGGAACGCTGCGCACCCTGTCGGACGAGACCCGAGCCCGACTGCCGCAAGCGATCGAGCGGCTGGCCACGAATATCGCCGCGGCCCACGGGCTGACCGCGGAGGTCACGGTCAAACCGGGCTTTCCCGTCACGGTCAACGATCCGCGCGCTTTCGCCCTCGCCCGCGAGGTTGCGGTCCGCGAATTCGGCGCGGACAGCTTCGAGACGCTGAAACGCCCGCTGATGACGGCGGAGGATTTCAGCTATGTATTGAACCATGCGCCCGGCGCGATGCTGTTCCTGGGCGTTGCGCGCGAAGGTGACGATTGGTCGCAGTGCTGCGGCCTGCATTCGCCGCGCATGCATATGGACGAGACTGCCCTGCCGCGCGGGGCCGCCTTGCTGGCGGCGCTGGGGCTGGCGGTCTTGCAGAAAGGCTTGCCCGCATGA